The DNA segment TGTCACATCTAGTCACCTAGAGTTCAAAGCACACAGGATAACTTTGGCCTTTATATTTCAAAGTTCCCCATGTAATTCAGGCACAGCTGGTAAGCCAAAGGGCTTCAACTATCCACACAGCCACGCACATGTGCTGGGTTTGGCCAACAAAGCAGCCAAGGGTGCCTCTACTCCACAACCGGAGCAGTTCTGACTTGATACACTGAGCTCCCATGTGCTTTTGGAAGCAATTCTGCATATGTCTGTGATGCAGGattcaattacaaaaaaaaatttaaaaaggaattgaAGTATGTCCATTCCAGTAGGCAGACTTGGGCAGTAAGATACCAGGGAGCACAGGGTCTCCAAGTGAAACCATTAGCAGTCTTATTTTGCTTGCAGGATGGGACGGCTCCCTTGTGGATTGCATCGCAGATGGGTCACAGTGAAGTGGTGCGAGTAATGCTGCTCCGGGGAGCTGAGCGAGACGCCGCGCGGGACGTGAGTAGTGCTTCTTCCTGCTCTCTGTCTGCAGCTGAATGCCGCCTAGCTTTCCCTGAGGCCGCAAGTCTGCCTGAATGGAGGCCTGGTGTCCCTGGAGTCTGTCCTGTTTGCCAGGCTCTGAAGTCCCACACTGGGTCCCTTTTTGCCATTGTGTCTGGGCCAGTTTTCAGGAGGGAACTTCTGGAACAAGGGAATGGAAATGTCTGTATAAATGAGAGACAAAGATGATATATGGTGTAACTAGTTCATTTTACCCTGACGTTCTCACCTGCTGGAGAAACGATCCTCCAGGTGCCCCAAAACCGGCAGCATATGCTCTGGAGGTGCTTCCTCAAAGATGATGAGCAGAGAGGACTCTCCTCTCAGAGGTGTGGGGAAGAGCTGGCATTGCCCTCCAGCCAAGGGGAATGCAGATAAACTGTTGGTAGCAACTGAACTGaccttcctctctcttttaaaGGATGGTACCACTGCTTTACTGAAGGCTGCCATTAAAGGGTACAACAATGTGATAGAAGAGTTGCTGAAATTCTCTCCCACACTTGGCCTGCTGAAGGTTAGTAGTGTAACACAGATTTTTAGGCAGAAACACAAGAAGGCAAAGGGTCTGATGAAAGACCTGACACTTATGACTGTGCTAGTGCAAGACAATAAGGAGCTTGAGCCCAAAAAAGTCAagagaaatatgaaattatCTTATTTAGCCTTTAATGCCACACACAAATTAATCTTTCTAAACAAAATTGTGAATTTGATATTTGGAATGAGGAAGCCCATTGTGTCATAGAAGGAATCATCCTGCTTTTCGtcatctgattttatttctactgtAAATGGATTGCCCTCGACAGTGCCGTTTTTAGCATTATAACCTGCCCTCTATTACATTTAGTCAGCAAAATAGTATCCTAAGAGATCTTTTGTGAGCAGATTATCTACTTGATGTTGTTTTCCCCTGAATTCAAAAagttaattgaaaaataatagaTATTTGGAAGCTGCTTTTTAATAGCTCATCTAATTTTATGTGCCTATAAATCACATTCTTTGATAGCCTCTGTGCATGCAACTACTTGGCAATTTTGATGTACGTGAAAATCCAGGTGGCATTAACTTCGTTGTTAATTCCATGAAATAGCTTCCACACTTATTTGAACTGTCAGTTTGCAGCCACAAGCAAAAGGCCAGCCATAAAAAATCACTATTCAGCTGTCTGACACTGAGACCATTAATCATcagagaaagaagataaaatgcaCAGATGGTTCATTACTGCTTGCACTTCTGTTTCACTTCCTAATGGCTGGTTTTGCCAGGCAGAAGCAAGTGCTGTGTTCATTTTACCTCTGATCTATTGACaagggtattttttaaaaggaaatattgcTGTGGTAAAGTGAACTTGACTctaatttttattaaagcatttaaaatcaTCTCCTTCATAGCCCACTAGCCTGCCAGCACCCTGTCTAAATCAGACCCTATACCTTTGATGACCTAATCTCTTCTGTGTTACTTCTTTCTTGTTCAtagttttgttctttgcaaaCATTTGTGTTTCACTGCCTTTTGCCTTCTTCCCATGCACAGTACAAACATCTCCATTGGTATTTTCTAGAATGGGACCTCTGCTCTCCATGCGGCTGTCCTGAGCGGCAATGCGAGGACAGTGGCACTGCTCCTCGAAGCAGGAGCGGACCCATGCCTGAGGAACAAGGTATGCCCTGGCACGGAATCCCGGGCAAGGAGCAGGTGGGGAGCACCGAGCGGTGGAACCATTTGTGCCACAGAGGTGGTGGCAGCCCACGTTTCTGTGCTGGTCCATGGTTGTCTCTTGATCCTTTCCAGAAGCACCACTGTTTGGTCTACTCATTTCCATATACAAGCATCTATAAGGATGCTTGGCAGTGCCACTGGTGATGCTGGTTCCTGTGAAGTTACACCAGTCTGAGGATAACCAAACCATGCACTCACACCCGAGCACCACAGTTAACTGTACCTAGCAATGGGCTAGCTAGGTTGCATTTTGGGGAAAGGGTGATCTTGTTGCTGTTTTGATAAGCCATAAATTATATTCATATCTCCATACAGATGTGTAAGGAGGATATTTTTGCAGCAAGAGAAATGTGTGTGGGGGTGCCTTTGATAAGAAAACTTGGTTAGAATTCAGCACATTggtaaggcaaaaaaatatcCCATGTTACATGCATCTTCTCCCTATCTTACAGTAAATCTGTTAGTTTCTTGAAATAGTTGAATACTCTTTTATACCAGCaacttttctgcagaaaacttgTCGTGGTATTACTCTATAAAGTGTTATAACATTACATGTTCGataatttccatgaaaatgtCTTCCACTGGCTTGTGTTTATAAACTACTTGCCACTAGTATTTGATGTCTAGCTGGGTTTGGTCTGGTGAATGGGTGGTCTGGTATTTACTTCTGGTTTATGACTGCGTGAATGGAAGTTTATAATACAAGTAATCCAGCACATCCCTTCTAAAAGTTTTCGTCATTTAATGTGAAACCTGTGCCTGTTATTTCTGTGTCATTCCACTTGATGGCAGCAGAGATAAAGCCTCTTACACAGTGGTTCGTGTTAAcaggcattttgttttgattgttgTCGACGGCAACGTGCGAGATTTTTCTGCTACTGATAGTGATTTGCAGCAGAAGGGTGTGCAGTATCAGAAAGCCTGTGGCTGTAACCTCTTCtactgtgttgttttttttttaataacatgcaATTTGGCACAACAGAGTACATTTGCAGGACAGAATTACCAATTTTCAGAAGGAGCTTcattataaatatattcatGTTACCAAAATTATATTCAAAACATACAGAAGACCAAACTCTGATGTTTTATTATGAATCCTACAGAACAGCGCTGACTATTTCACAGCAATTGAAGTCTTTCCTTGGATTTTTATGGACTTCAGTACTTAAAAACCTGCCTCATCTCCCCCAAAAAATCAGCAGCTATGCTCTGTATTACTTCTGGGGTAGAAGTATAGGGAGCCCAAGAGATACCATCTAGCCTGAACAGTCATCACAGGATAAACTGTCCATTCAAACCCCAGGCTGAGATTATTTTGAAGACTTAAGTGAGACTTGCACACTGAAAGGTGATTTCTAAGATACCTCCAGCAGTGGTGGAGacaacactggaaaaaacacatCATTATAATGCCCAGTACAATCTTCTTTagattttaatgcttttaaaccatattttggaaataataattcatttctGCTaaccttcaggtttttttgttccagGCAAATGAACTGCCAGCAGAACTAACAAAAAATGAACGCATCCTCCGCCTGCTTCgcacaaaggaaaagcaaagaaaaagctaatGCAGCCCTGTAGCAAATGCCATTTGACAGAGAAGCACCCTGACCACAGTAGCATGACAGTTAACCTAGGTTGCCCAAGAAGGTCTTGTTGGAACAGTTTGTAGAACTGATTATCCTCTCCAGCACACGCTCCCTGAATGCACAAGGTCCTCCCATGGGCTGGGGCCTCTGCCTGGCATCACTGAACACAGGACTGAGAGCAGGGTTTGGCCTGGGAGCTGCGTTTgcgctgcagctctgcctgtgctccagGCCAGCACCGATGTCTGCTCCTCCATGCCTGCAGTGTACACATCCCCACATGTGCAAGTGGTCCTGCCGTTTCAGACACGTGTCCCCATACTGGCGTGGCTGCACACCTGTGACGGGTACCTCAGGGCGCATGTGTGGGTTGGGAGCACTCAGCCCTTGTGCCAAAAGGACGCCCAGATCTCACAGCTGTTTGGATGCAGTTGGTCCTGGAGCAGCCCCATGGTGCCACTGCCCTCCCTTTGCTGACACTGCTAGCTCAGACCATTCCTCTCTACCTCCAGGTGCCACGTGGGGCTAGAAGTGAGATCTCACCTGCAACATCCAACAGGAAAAgtcctcctgccagcccagggcttTGGTAATGTTTTGGCTACTGCATGAAGCTCCATAAAAATGATCCGGAGTGTTAAAAATTATGCCAAAAGCTACAACCAAACAATAAGCAAGATGTCCTTGTCAGTTGTAGCATCTTGATCTGTCAATCCGTTcagccacagaaacacagttgATAACATTTTGCAATGTGTATGCAGTGCTATGGGAATCCATCCCCAACCCTACAGTCTACATACCTGCATTTTTGTGGATAGGGGAGGACTGGTTACTGAGCAAACCAACCAGGGCATATCATTCACTGGCACAAGTACAATAGAAAGTTAGCTGTCAGGCACAACAGCAAGGATGCTGTACAAGTGGTATATGTATGTTCTGCATACGCATACGTGTGACACTGTGGATAGGTACCCACAGCTACTATGCAATGCACTTGTTCTCCAGGTCTGTGACAGGAGTTAATGGAGAAGTGTTCAATGTACAGGTGTTTCAACAGCTGGTGAGAGGGTTACACGTAGCTATACTCCAACAGGTCCACCAATTAATGCAGGCATGGAAAATGAACTCTCAACAACAATTTTGGCCTTTGTTGTGGTTGAGATGCTTAGACATGCTACTAGTGCCTGTCTGGGGAAGGCAGTACAAATTGTAGATGATTGGTGAAGAGCTATGTTTTAACCATGTTGCTGTAAGGCACCCCattaaaacacagcaattttTGCAGTATAAACACTATATACTATGTCCTGTTAGACAAAAAAACATCAAACAATGTTTTCCAGTGAGTTAACATATAAAGTTAGTTCAGTACATGAATCCAGGCACTTCACCCGTCTTCAAACCTTGgcaaattactgaaaaattgcTTTAGAAGTTGAAGACAGAGAAGAtcataaggaaataaaatattacctGCTTAAGAAATGTCAGTCTAGGATTCAACTGAAATGTTGCACTTTTGCTTCggtgagtttaaaaaaaatctcttagtGAGCTAGCACAAATGAATGTCGTTTACTTAGTGCAAATTAGCCATATATATTACCAAatcataaaattattctttttgtgAGTAAGTTAGGTAGTAAGTCAGGGTTCTGATGAAGAGAACAGAAGTGAGTGTACCTTTGCTTGCAAGCTGGCATTGCTATTCAATTTCTAGTCAGCATTAGAAAGGAAAGCTTTAAGTTTTCCAACAATATAAGGAGGCACCAGAAAAATCTATTTGTTTAGGTAATTCATGCtgctatatttttaaattaaaataatattgtgcCTAACAGAAACTTGCAGACAAACTGCTACAGAACCAAATAATTATGCAAGATGCTTAGTGGATGATTGTATCCAGGGTTAAGTTctgcaaaagactgaaaaatactgaacGTGCAGAAATCTCAAGAGCTTTATTGGGAACTTATGTTTCACAGCATTGCATGGGACTGGACTCGTAACTTCTTTAACAAGCAACTCTGGAGAGGATAGGTTTGTTTGGAGTCCCCAGTGGGTTGAGGATGAACATACTGTTTTGGAGAATGCTAGAGGGACTCTAGGCAACCTGGCCTCAATATTAATCGTTTTTCCCTCAAGTTTCTTCAGATCAACAGCTGGGAACCACCACACtcttaagatgaaaaaaactttcACGGTTGTAAAGAAGGAGGATAAACACTAGAGGATCTTCAGTAGTCATGCTGGGTGAGCCATAAATACGCTTTATATCAGACAGGCTGTAAACATCAAGCAATCTTCctaaaaaatgcagaagcatcCACTGTTGATGAGGGTCTCCTATATTTCCCTGATAGCAGAGCAAGCCAGCAGTGGTCCTGTGACAGCAGAAGTAAAGCAAGCTGAGACAAAAACATGCAGGTGTTGTGTATCTGCAGGTGggctttcctttctgtcaggTGTATTTTCTTGTGAGTGGTCTCACCCCAAAGGGGCAGCTACTcagcaaagagctgctgcttaAACTATGCCTGTCCATGGCAAGATGTATATCTGCTCCCCACCATTTAGAGCAGGAATTTCCAAGTCTTGTGTCCAGCTGCCTCCATGACTGGCCACCGTAGCTGGGGCTCTCATGCAACAAGCGAAGAACACCTGGGATGCTGTGTCCCTTACAGAGCATATTGGGCTATAACTggcttttcttatttctgaacaaaatttGAGATGTGAGGCTAGCACAGGTCGAAGGGAGAGGCTTGTAGCTCCCTCCTTGCTCTCATTAGTACAGGCTGATACAGCACACAGGCTGGAGGTGGGGGCTCCATGGTGGAGAACTGGCAGCAAAGTCTTTCTCTGCCCCATTCAGACTGAAGTTGAATCTAGCTTCAGCAAAGGCCAACACAGGATTTCTAGGCATGGAAACCTTCCCATTGGGAGCACATCTTTCACCTCAGAGCCTTTGGGGAGAGGGCTGGGTTTGGTCTTAGCTTTGGGTTCCCTGTAACTAAAAGGTGCTTATTCTGCCTGTAGGTGGACTTGAAGATTGCAATACCATTTCTCTACCATGAATTTAACTTTCCACAAAGGAACCTTATTAACGCTCAATATTTAGGTAGCTGCTGTTATCTTTAAAGTGCTCAGTAAATAATCTATGGTTTGTTGTTCTAAAACGGaaacttgctttcctttcctggcTGAAGTGATTCACTAATATTGACAGTAGTTCTTTGCATAGTTGTCGTGCCTTTTGTGTAAGGCTTTCAAAGTGCTCTGCAGACACCATTACCTTTGTAAGTTCTAAGGTACAttgctggaggaggcagagaaatagATTATTTCATTCACACACCAGTGAAATGAAGCAGCTGTTCATCAGCTCATGTCAATAGACAAGAGTAAATTTAGATTAGAAATTAAGGGGCACCAAATCCATTTCGCAGACTACAAGATGAAGGTAGGTATCATATAATGATGTGAAATAGAACTGGGACAAGATAACAGGCCAAactgggttttggggtttcttttcccctaaAAGTGccatatatgtgtatatatccATCTTGCACCCCTCAAAAGAGCAGCTCCACTAGCACGCTGCTTTTAGGCTTGCCTCTCTGCACATGCCAATCCAGGGGCCCAGCTTGCTGTCCTCTCCACCTGGGATTTATTCAGGTGCTATAGCCTGGTGACTTCCCCTCAGCTGCAAGTGAGTACAAAGGATGTGCAACCAAGAACAGGCTACACTAATGAGTCAAGGAAAAGtatacagcatttttctttcactagtATCAAGCCATTGTGTGATGGGGATGAACACAAGGAGAGGCCTGTGGGGTGCAGAGAGAAGTGGCATCCCATAAGTGATATGGCAGCATCATAGCCTCAGAGGTCCCAAATATACAGAGCTCTTCATTTAAGCTGATCGCTGCAGTGCAGCGTGCAGGAACATCTATTTAGTAGTGATACAAAAGGCAATGTTGTACCTCCTGACTTGCACATGCTGTTCTTCACTTGGAGCAAAACCATCTCACTAATGACCCATGCACGTTTGTTTAGTTTGAAACAGCTGAAAGGACGAGAGCACCAGATCAAAACAGCTGCAAGTCATATTTAATGCACTTTAACAACGATGGTGATTTGCCTCAGAGTCAGAGCCTAACTGCAAGAaaattcatgcttttatttcagacagTTATGGTGACTATTGGGAAATGCATAAGTAAACCAAATTTCATGTTGTCTCAGAAATTTCAGAATTGTACAGAGAATGAGGTAGCACAAATCCCGGCCCATTTGTACTTCACTTAATATGAACACTGAACAGACATAAAAATACTGCCTTTGTCTGGAACCCTTGAGTCAGCAGTGTTAAAATGCTAACGTTTGCTATGAGTCCAAAGATTATACACAAAGCTCTTTTTTCCAGCAACAGAATATTGTATTACACACACAGGACTAAATGGAGTTGTGCCTTCTCACAGTGGCTCTGCATTTGGTCCTTGGAAATATGATAGTTTCATAATTTTCTGAATTCCACAGTTTCTTTTGACCTGCCCTTTTATGCATTTGATAACACTTATATGAATTTATGTAACTCTGTGTAAGACTAATATTCTGCAACAGGAATGTTGCTTTGCTAAAACACCTTTTCCCATACTatcatttcaataaaaattaatatactaCTCAGATTATCTTTTCTGCATACttcaatatttctttccttttgtgcaGTCTACTCTTTCTCTTTGTAGAATACCATAATTAATTTCCTATTTATGTAAAGATAACTTTGCTCTATTCCGCTTGATTGGttatacttttattattttccaggTCTTTACAGATGAGGTAACattcacaaaacaaataaagccAATGCACAGGCTTGAGGaacaggaaaatgtaatttagcATGACATAACAAGGTTTGTTTCAAAGATACAGACATCACTGAGAGATTCCCCTTGACATTAACATCCATTAGGTCAGATCTGAAGGGAAGATTATAAAAAGCAACTTAGGAACCAAAGGAATAAGACTATACTTTTATTCAGTTAGTCAAACATGTCTTGGTTTGTTATATTCCTAAATGTAAAACTGATCTTTACACTGATCTGACctacttcagttaaaaaaaagtcaacaccCTGCTG comes from the Falco rusticolus isolate bFalRus1 chromosome 3, bFalRus1.pri, whole genome shotgun sequence genome and includes:
- the ANKRD29 gene encoding ankyrin repeat domain-containing protein 29 isoform X2; translation: MVASYYGHIDCVRELVLQGADINLQRESGATSLFFAAQQGHNDVVKFLFEFGASTEFKNKDGGTALLAACQYGHAKVVETLLKHGANIHDQLYDGASAIFLAAQGGYLDVIRLLLSSGAKVNQPRQDGTAPLWIASQMGHSEVVRVMLLRGAERDAARDDGTTALLKAAIKGYNNVIEELLKFSPTLGLLKNGTSALHAAVLSGNARTVALLLEAGADPCLRNKANELPAELTKNERILRLLRTKEKQRKS